From Anopheles darlingi chromosome 2, idAnoDarlMG_H_01, whole genome shotgun sequence, the proteins below share one genomic window:
- the LOC125951487 gene encoding 39S ribosomal protein L19, mitochondrial has product MLQNPAATRYFHRIFKTLCTLESVSPGTAARCFSTKPAPQAAPQAAPATTTSTGKSPGAGGSVTERKSIIPPNYRFAYQEFLPDPKIEWRNSLREKLERKDMLDRRANIDIPEFYVGSVLAVTSSDQHAENKTARFVGICILREKAGLRHRFILRNVIDHQAIEISYDLYDPTVHKIEVLRLEKRLDDHLIYLRDALDEYSTFDINMEPEILPEGTPVPVNDVKVVLKPHPWYARWERHNLQGVANIEEHTNERRRRKAALVATPWEKYDLMKEYRRSIPEEEQKEIFTEIYSTLHSLELQRKKMKRKRTFVKPTKLA; this is encoded by the exons atgttacaaaatcCGGCGGCAACGAGGTACTTCCATCGGATCTTCAAAACACTCTGCACATTAG AGAGCGTGTCCCCGGGAACAGCCGCAAGATGTTTCTCAACCAAACCGGCACCCCAAGCGGCACCCCAAGCGGCACCGGCAACTACGACGAGCACCGGCAAATCTCCGGGCGCAGGCGGAAGCGTTacggaacgaaaatccatCATTCCGCCAAACTACAGATTCGCCTATCAAGAGTTCCTGCCTGACCCAAAGATCGAATGGAGGAACTCGCTGAGGGAAAAGCTTGAACGAAAGGATATGCTGGACCGACGCGCCAACATCGACATACCGGAGTTCTACGTTGGTTCCGTGCTGGCCGTTACGTCCTCCGATCAGCATGCGGAGAACAAAACGGCCCGCTTTGTgggaatttgcattttgcgcGAAAAAGCCGGTTTGCGCCATCGATTTATTCTGCGGAACGTGATCGACCATCAGGCCATCGAGATTAGTTACGACCTGTACGATCCCACCGTACATAAGATCGAGGTTCTGCGGCTAGAAAAACGGCTGGATGACCATTTGATCTATCTGCGCGACGCGCTAGACGAGTACAGCACGTTCGACATCAACATGGAACCCGAGATCCTTCCGGAAGGTACACCCGTACCGGTGAATGATGTGAAGGTCGTACTGAAACCTCATCCATGGTATGCACGTTGGGAGCGTCACAATCTGCAGGGCGTTGCCAACATTGAAGAGCACACGAACGAGCGACGCCGTCGGAAGGCGGCCCTCGTAGCGACTCCGTGGGAAAAGTACGATCTTATGAAAGAATATCGGCGCTCGATTCCGGAAGAGGAGCAAAAGGAGATCTTTACCGAAATCTACTCTACACTCCATTCCTTGGAACTACAGCGCAAGAAGATGAAACGTAAGCGTACCTTCGTTAAACCGACCAAGCTGGCGTAG